In Candidatus Brocadia sp., the genomic stretch GTGATATCGATAGTCACTTATCATATTATTTCAGCTTGAAACAACTCGCTTTTGAAAAATAGTGCCTGCTAGGGTTTCTTTTTCAAACTTTTTTGTCAAAGAACAGTTTCATTTGGCACAGTCTGTTAGCGTGACCGTAAAGAGATGCGAAATTATCCAGCACACGGACACGGAGAACGGTCACGATTCACGATCTTTTTTCATTTTCCCCACAAGATAGATCATAAGAATGGTAATGTCGGCAGGGGAGACACCTGAGATGCGGGAGGCCTGTGCCAGGGAAACCGGGCGGATCTGGACAAGCTTTTGGCGTGCCTCTTTCCTGAGTTCAGAAATATTCTGGTAGTCAAGCCATGGGGGGATTTTATAATCTTCCATCTTTTTGAACTTCTCTATCTGGATTTGCTGACGCTCTATGTACCCCTTATACTTTACCTCAATTTCTACCTGTTCCTTTACTTCTTTTGATATTTGCCTTTGACTGAGTCCGGTGTCCATGGCTAGTAAGTGATCAAAGGCGCTGTCTGGCCGACTCAATATTTTTGTAAGGGTGTCCGGCCCCACCATTTTTTTTCCCAGATAGGTCAGGATTTCCGTAATGGACTCCTCCTTTTCCTGTAATTTGTGCCATTGATGTTCTGAAATGAGTCCGTAACGGTACCCATATTTCATTAACCGTCTGTCGGCATTGTCATGTCTTAAAAGAAGCCGGTATTCCGCACGGGAGGTAAACATCCGATAGGGTTCTTGTGTCCCTTTTGTAACAAGGTCATCGATCAGCACACCGATATATGCCTCAGAGCGGCCCAGGATAAAAGGCTCTTTTCCCTGTATCTTCAGTGCCGCATTGATACCGGCCATAATTCCCTGGGCAGCAGCTTCTTCATAACCGGAGGTTCCATTAATTTGTCCTGCATGAAAAAGGTTTTCTACCAGTTTTGTTTCCAGGGATGGCTGGAGTTGGGTCGGTGGTACAAAATCGTATTCAATGGCATAACCGTAACGCAGTATTTCAGCTGATTCCAGGCCAGCAATAGAATGAACGATTGCCTCCTGAACGTCATGGGGCATACTGGTTGAGATCCCATTGCAATAAACCTCAAAGGTATTTAACCCTTCTGGCTCCAGAAATATCTGGTGTTGATCTTTTCCTGGAAAGCGTACAATCTTATCTTCTAAAGAGGGGCAGTATCTGGGCCCCACAGATTTAATCTGTCCCGTGTAGAGTGGTGCACGGGACAAGTTGGCCACAATGATTTTGTGTGTATCCGGGTTCGTATGAGTAATATAACAAGGGACTTGTGAACAGATAACCGATGCTGTTGAAAATGAAAAAGGTTGCGGATCTTCATCACCATACTGTGGTGTGAGTATCTTATAGTTAATAGTGCGGCCGTTAAGACGCGGGGGAGTACCTGTCTTGAGACGCCCAACCTCAAACCCCATCCTCCCCAAGGAATCTGACAACTTTTCTGATGAGAGTTCTCCAATCCGGCCACCAGAGGTTATAAACTCTCCGATATGGATAAGACCTTTTAAGAACGTCCCTGTAG encodes the following:
- the mnmG gene encoding tRNA uridine-5-carboxymethylaminomethyl(34) synthesis enzyme MnmG — its product is MHTEFDVIVVGAGHAGCEAALASARMGMSTALLTINLDTIAQMSCNPAIGGLAKGQLVREIDALGGEMAKVTDETGIQFRMLNTKKGPAVHSPRAQTDKKAYQVSMKKRVESQNNLFLRQEVVDDLIIDNKKVVGIIGQSGITYRARAVILTTGTFLKGLIHIGEFITSGGRIGELSSEKLSDSLGRMGFEVGRLKTGTPPRLNGRTINYKILTPQYGDEDPQPFSFSTASVICSQVPCYITHTNPDTHKIIVANLSRAPLYTGQIKSVGPRYCPSLEDKIVRFPGKDQHQIFLEPEGLNTFEVYCNGISTSMPHDVQEAIVHSIAGLESAEILRYGYAIEYDFVPPTQLQPSLETKLVENLFHAGQINGTSGYEEAAAQGIMAGINAALKIQGKEPFILGRSEAYIGVLIDDLVTKGTQEPYRMFTSRAEYRLLLRHDNADRRLMKYGYRYGLISEHQWHKLQEKEESITEILTYLGKKMVGPDTLTKILSRPDSAFDHLLAMDTGLSQRQISKEVKEQVEIEVKYKGYIERQQIQIEKFKKMEDYKIPPWLDYQNISELRKEARQKLVQIRPVSLAQASRISGVSPADITILMIYLVGKMKKDRES